Part of the Bacillus andreraoultii genome is shown below.
TTCGATTGTCACATAAACTCATCCCAATGATGACAATTGAACTCGATGAAACTGAAAGATTAATTTCCTACATGAAGTTTCAGGCAGCTATGGATATAGGAGAAAAAAGAAGACCACAAAACGGCTCTTTTCAAATGAATATTTTTGGTCAATTGGTTGGACTACGCTTGTCAACTCTCCCCTCAATTTATTCTGAAAGCTTAGTCATCCGATTGTTACCTCAAGAAACTTATATTCCTTTCCGACACTTATCCTTATTTCCTAAATCTACGAGATTACTTCTATCTATGTTGAAATTTTCCCACGGATTAATTATACTCACCGGTCCAACTGGATCTGGAAAAACGACGACTTTATATTCACTTCTCCAACATTCAACAAAGTTTTTAGGTAGAAATGTTATTACATTGGAAGATCCGGTAGAAAAAAGTAATGAAGAACTTCTTCAAGTACAAGTAAATGAAAAAGCAGGAGTCACATATAGTGCAGGACTAAAAGCGATCCTTCGACATGACCCGGACATTATTATGGTCGGTGAAATTCGTGATGAAGAAACGGCGGAAATTGCTATACGGGCCGCTTTAACAGGTCATTTAGTATTAACGACAATGCATACTAAAGACGCTAAAGGGGCATTATACCGTCTTCTAGAGTTTGGAATTAATTGGCATGAAATTGAACAAACATTAGTGGCAGTTACAGCACAACGACTTGTTGAATTAATTTGTCCTTACTGTTTGGAAGGAAATTGTCCAATTTATTGTAGTCATTACAAAAGCGGACGGACAGCTGTTTATGAAATACTGTATGGTCGGGCATTAAAAGATTCTCTTTTAGAGGCGAAAGGTGAGACCGTGTCTGCAAAATATCCAACTTTAAGTAAACTAATTGCAAAAGGGGTTGCACTTGGATTTTTAAAAGAAAGTGAATATGAAAGATGGGTGCATGAGGTTGAAGCGACAACAGTGGAAACTTAATGAACAAATCTTATTTTTAAAAAGACTAGGTATGCTTTTAGATGAAGGTTATTCAATTAGTGATGCCATTCGTTTTATTAAAATCCAATTAAGTAAAAATAAGCATGCCCCTTTAACAAAAAGTATCGAGCAATTAAAGAATGGAGAGAAATTCTATACCGTTCTTAATCAATTATTCTTTCATTCAACAGCTGTTAGCTTTATTTATTATGGTGAAAAAAATGGACAATTAGCAAGAGCGTTACAAACAGCGTCAACCATTTTATTAGAAAGAGAAAAACGGAAGGAAAAAATAAAAAAATTATTAATGTATCCGATATTTTTACTTATTGTGACAGGGATTATGTTTTTTGTTATTAGTTGGCAATTGCTTCCACAATTTGCTCAATTATACGATTCATTTCAAGCAGAACCGAATCATTTTATTAAATTTTTTTATTGGATTTATGAACATCCGAAAATAATCTCATTAACAATATTATCAATATTTTTAGTTGGTGTTACTTCTTTTTTCATTTTTAAAAAAAGACGGACAAGCTATGAAATACAATTTACCTTAAGGAAACTACCCGTTATTGGGGATTTAGTTCAATTATGGAACACCTATTATATTGCTTATCATACAAGTCAACTTTTGAGCGGTGGTCTTTCACTAT
Proteins encoded:
- the comGA gene encoding competence type IV pilus ATPase ComGA; the encoded protein is MLSSIEKRAKEIIEHAFSLHATDIHIIPKLKNTSIMFRLSHKLIPMMTIELDETERLISYMKFQAAMDIGEKRRPQNGSFQMNIFGQLVGLRLSTLPSIYSESLVIRLLPQETYIPFRHLSLFPKSTRLLLSMLKFSHGLIILTGPTGSGKTTTLYSLLQHSTKFLGRNVITLEDPVEKSNEELLQVQVNEKAGVTYSAGLKAILRHDPDIIMVGEIRDEETAEIAIRAALTGHLVLTTMHTKDAKGALYRLLEFGINWHEIEQTLVAVTAQRLVELICPYCLEGNCPIYCSHYKSGRTAVYEILYGRALKDSLLEAKGETVSAKYPTLSKLIAKGVALGFLKESEYERWVHEVEATTVET
- the comGB gene encoding competence type IV pilus assembly protein ComGB produces the protein MRLKRQQWKLNEQILFLKRLGMLLDEGYSISDAIRFIKIQLSKNKHAPLTKSIEQLKNGEKFYTVLNQLFFHSTAVSFIYYGEKNGQLARALQTASTILLEREKRKEKIKKLLMYPIFLLIVTGIMFFVISWQLLPQFAQLYDSFQAEPNHFIKFFYWIYEHPKIISLTILSIFLVGVTSFFIFKKRRTSYEIQFTLRKLPVIGDLVQLWNTYYIAYHTSQLLSGGLSLSQSLLFIKDDPEKPYLAEAIEKINKGLLDGESLANAVGEIPIWRKELVAVIEHGQLSGKLEIELNAYSQYCLELFFDRLEKLIKFIQPLIFSFIALWIIIMYFSIMLPSFQLINYV